Proteins co-encoded in one Malus domestica chromosome 09, GDT2T_hap1 genomic window:
- the LOC103411542 gene encoding 23 kDa jasmonate-induced protein-like: MAYNVFGNPITDETLKGMPEYADKQIERLDRAHVALNMKNAAEKDFNARTYVEKLKEQYGDGVSTLCLVYNATGDTISYANKKDWYGHIGKAPYPPLIANGQWGAFLHVKTAGASSGSTAAVVYQGLNHVSNECDWMLSWSNPWDRTSSDNKVYTDIQVADNFETQWTLIYGFLARGQAYMKKTWHGCVSIMSTGSDNSPIVEAILTLENA, translated from the exons ATGGCGTATAATGTTTTTGGCAACCCCATCACGGATGAAACTTTGAAGGGGATGCCAGAGTATGCCGACAAGCAAATAGAAAGATTAGACAGGGCACACGTGGCGTTGAATATGAAAAATGCCGCGGAGAAGGACTTCAACGCTCGAACATATGTGGAGAAACTGAAGGAGCAGTATGGCGACGGAGTCTCCACACTCTGCCTTGTTTACAATGCAACTGGGGACACCATAAGCTATGCTAATAAGAAAGATTGGTATGGGCACATCGGGAAGGCACCATACCCACCACTGATTGCAAATGGTCAGTGGGGTGCGTTTCTGCACGTCAAAACTGCAGGAGCGTCTTCTGGATCCACGGCTGCTGTTGTGTACCAAGGACTAAATCATGTTAGCAACGAATGCGACTGGATGTTGTCTTGGAGCAACCCATGGGACAGGACTAGCTCGGACAACAAG GTCTATACAGATATTCAAGTCGCTGATAACTTTGAAACTCAATGGACCTTAATCTATGGTTTCTTGGCGAGAGGTCAAGCGTACATGAAGAAGACATGGCATGGATGCGTGTCAATCATGTCAACTGGCAGTGACAATTCCCCAATTGTTGAAGCAATACTCACTTTAGAAAATGCCTAA
- the LOC103454422 gene encoding uncharacterized protein, with protein sequence MAQAEFNHFTYLSPEQLRKLARILYYQEAEAIKNIQFEYEAKLAKYLQDSKACYESAIRLLDSATTLEPWFDHGDKVRASIAHDIYGYIENAANHAIQFVKNFYVRMDYVNKIKKHVNELSGKLDDQVTNMEELAKEAHKFRNDSLEIARGSQSPASRQYSRWIKETGKTFEELVQKYQTELGYGRRRFADLEDFEKIKVYGTIISKSGRANIDVTAYSKIFGAAGIAVLILAAGILVWDIYSADNPLQTAARDAVTTAAAIGGAMIGEVVGVALASMVTGNALLVLMAGITAGIAGAFLIGEFAIWLINVIFGTGGSAPLSTMGHRCYVTQLPEGSVLARQIAHQQS encoded by the exons ATGGCTCAGGCGGAATTTAATCACTTTACCTATCTCAGTCCTGAGCAGCTGCGCAAGCTTGCTCGTATACTTTACTACCAAGAAGCTGAGGCCATTAAGAATATCCAGTTCGAATACGAAGCCAAACTCGCGAAATACCTCCAAGATTCCAAAGCTTGTTATGAATCGGCGATAAGGCTTTTGGATAGCGCTACTACGTTGGAGCCTTGGTTTGATCACGGCGACAAGGTTCGGGCTTCTATTGCTCACGACATCTACGGTTATATTGAAAACGCTGCCAACCATGCAATCCAGTTCGTGAAAAACTTTTATGTGCGAATGGATTACGTAAACAAGATTAAAAAGCATGTCAATGAACTCAGTGGTAAGCTGGATGATCAAGTGACCAATATGGAAGAGCTGGCAAAAGAAGCTCACAAATTCAGGAACGACTCGTTGGAGATCGCCAGGGGTAGTCAAAGTCCCGCATCACGCCAATACTCCAGATGGATCAAGGAAACCGGCAAGACGTTTGAAGAACTAGTGCAGaa GTATCAGACAGAGCTTGGATACGGAAGACGTCGTTTCGCAGACCTTGAAGATTTTGAAAAGATAAAG GTGTACGGCACAATCATATCTAAATCCGGACGGGCAAATATTGATGTAACTGCGTATTCAAAGATTTTTGGAGCTGCTGGCATAGCTGTTCTTATTCTTGCTGCAGGAATTTTAGTATGGGACATATATTCAGCAGACAATCCACTTCAAACCGCAGCACGTGACGCTGTAACGACTGCAGCAGCAATTGGTGGTGCAATGATAGGAGAAGTTGTTGGAGTTGCCCTCGCATCCATGGTCACTGGCAATGCCTTGTTAGTACTCATGGCGGGAATAACAGCCGGCATCGCCGGTGCTTTTCTTATCGGAGAATTCGCCATCTGGTTGATTAATGTGATTTTTGGGACTGGAGGCAGTGCCCCATTGAGCACGATGGGGCATCGATGTTACGTCACACAGTTGCCCGAGGGCTCAGTTCTGGCACGCCAAATTGCACATCAGCAATCTTAA